The following are from one region of the Candidatus Acidulodesulfobacterium ferriphilum genome:
- a CDS encoding glycosyltransferase family 1 protein, giving the protein MDKKAKFNILHIDSFQNYGGAQNDIVILLEFLKLYYDKSFNIYVIHNNNKRLKGELDKIGINNLSIEMKNFLDIYAVFKIRNFLTKHDIDLINFHSSRDHFLGGIASLLIFKKRIIKVLTRHVAYRISFLKGFLIYRFLTDGFIAISDYIKNILIKDVKIDPKKIETIYSPRIYDEDGLQKEMFVYELERQNVRSELGIKPDEKMISLIGRLSKEKGHEVLIKAAELIIKTRNDIKFVIIGEGVLYKHITDFINKKGLKEYFIISGFKKDIKKFIVASDLIIVPSGLEGMGSIIIESCAFKKAVIASDAGGIPEIIRNNETGLLFGAGDYARLSDKIISLIDNRELIEKLGLNCYNEVVKKFDAKEIASKTVLFYLKLLADLS; this is encoded by the coding sequence ATGGATAAAAAGGCCAAATTTAATATACTTCATATAGACAGCTTTCAAAATTACGGCGGAGCGCAAAACGATATTGTAATCCTCCTCGAATTTCTAAAACTTTACTATGATAAAAGTTTTAATATTTATGTTATACATAATAATAATAAACGATTAAAAGGAGAATTAGATAAAATAGGCATTAATAATTTATCTATTGAAATGAAGAATTTTCTCGATATTTATGCCGTATTTAAAATAAGGAATTTTTTAACAAAGCATGATATAGATTTGATAAATTTTCACTCCTCAAGGGACCATTTTTTAGGCGGAATTGCCTCGCTTTTAATTTTCAAAAAAAGGATTATTAAGGTTTTAACAAGGCATGTTGCTTATAGGATAAGCTTTTTAAAGGGATTTTTAATCTACAGGTTTTTAACGGACGGGTTTATCGCTATATCGGATTACATTAAAAACATTTTAATTAAAGATGTTAAGATTGATCCAAAAAAGATTGAAACGATTTATAGTCCAAGGATTTATGATGAAGACGGATTGCAGAAGGAAATGTTTGTTTATGAGCTTGAAAGGCAAAATGTTAGAAGCGAACTCGGGATTAAGCCGGACGAAAAAATGATTTCTCTTATCGGAAGACTCTCTAAAGAAAAGGGGCATGAGGTATTAATAAAAGCGGCAGAATTAATAATAAAGACGCGAAACGATATAAAATTTGTTATCATCGGGGAGGGTGTATTATATAAGCATATAACGGATTTTATTAACAAAAAGGGGCTTAAAGAATATTTTATTATAAGCGGCTTTAAAAAAGATATAAAAAAATTTATCGTCGCGAGCGATTTAATAATCGTTCCGTCGGGTCTCGAAGGAATGGGAAGCATTATCATAGAATCATGCGCGTTTAAAAAGGCGGTTATTGCTTCCGACGCGGGAGGGATACCCGAGATAATAAGAAACAACGAAACGGGGCTTTTATTTGGGGCAGGGGATTACGCCCGGCTTTCGGATAAGATTATTTCATTAATCGACAATCGTGAGTTAATTGAAAAATTGGGATTAAATTGCTATAATGAAGTCGTTAAAAAGTTCGACGCTAAAGAAATCGCATCAAAAACGGTTCTATTTTATTTAAAATTATTGGCAGATTTGTCTTAA
- a CDS encoding MarC family protein — protein sequence MSNIILIFSKDVLLALIPLFVAIDIFGVLPIYLDFVKDTSMDEEKNIRKNSLITAFSVGIGFLLLGKSLFAVMGISIYDFEIAGGILLLIISINNLISEKPKLFAGAIKADLGVVPIGVPLIVGPGVLTTLLILTGIYGYFVITISFIINLLIVYVVLKNTRTILKYLGKTGSNAAGKLAALLLAAYAVMMMRVGIINTISIYIKNITHPLR from the coding sequence ATGTCAAACATTATTCTAATTTTTTCTAAAGATGTATTGCTTGCCTTAATACCTCTATTTGTCGCTATAGACATCTTCGGCGTCCTGCCTATTTATTTAGATTTCGTAAAAGATACAAGCATGGATGAAGAAAAAAATATTAGAAAAAACTCGCTAATCACAGCCTTTAGCGTAGGTATCGGGTTTCTTTTACTGGGAAAATCCCTATTTGCCGTTATGGGCATATCTATTTACGATTTTGAAATAGCGGGGGGCATACTTTTACTGATAATATCCATAAATAACCTGATTTCCGAAAAACCTAAACTATTTGCCGGAGCCATTAAGGCGGATTTAGGAGTTGTTCCCATAGGCGTTCCTTTGATTGTCGGACCTGGGGTTTTAACCACTCTTTTAATTCTGACAGGCATTTATGGCTATTTTGTAATCACGATTTCATTTATTATTAACCTTTTAATCGTTTATGTTGTTTTAAAAAATACAAGAACAATTTTAAAATACCTTGGAAAAACAGGTTCTAACGCAGCCGGAAAGTTAGCGGCGCTTTTGCTTGCGGCCTACGCCGTTATGATGATGCGGGTAGGAATTATTAATACCATATCGATTTACATAAAAAACATTACGCATCCGTTGCGTTAA
- the ychF gene encoding redox-regulated ATPase YchF, whose translation MGLKCGIVGLPNVGKSTIFNAITSGCAEASNYPFCTIDPNVGIKPINDKRLYKLKEMVNPEKVTPTYVEFVDIAGLTKGASAGEGLGNKFLSHIRNVDLIIQVIRVFKESSVVHVEGAINPVRDLEIINTELALSDIEILSKHIQKLEKMAKSGDKTALSSLDFLKNINKQLSETGNIINKEFGETEKSLLKSLGIISAKPVIYVLNVDEQMLSKDFSNNEIDGILNIAKPENIPVIKLCAKLEEELSTLSPEDKDAFLKDYGLESSALDIVASISFRLLGLISFFTAGKQEVRAWEIKNGWKAPQAAGTIHSDFEKGFIRAEVISYDDFIKAGSESNAARMGLLRLEGKDYVVKDGDIMHFRFNV comes from the coding sequence ATGGGACTTAAATGCGGCATAGTAGGACTTCCGAATGTCGGGAAGTCAACTATATTTAATGCTATTACCTCCGGATGCGCCGAAGCCAGCAACTACCCCTTTTGCACAATAGATCCTAATGTTGGCATAAAACCGATTAACGATAAAAGGCTTTATAAGCTTAAGGAAATGGTTAACCCTGAAAAGGTTACGCCGACTTATGTCGAATTTGTAGATATTGCGGGGCTGACAAAAGGAGCTTCGGCAGGCGAAGGACTCGGGAATAAGTTTCTTTCGCATATCAGAAATGTCGATTTGATTATACAGGTAATAAGAGTTTTTAAAGAAAGTTCGGTCGTGCATGTGGAAGGGGCAATTAATCCCGTCAGGGATCTTGAGATTATTAATACCGAGCTTGCCTTAAGCGATATAGAGATTCTTTCCAAACATATTCAAAAACTTGAAAAAATGGCCAAAAGCGGGGATAAAACCGCATTGTCCAGCCTAGATTTTTTAAAAAATATTAATAAGCAGCTTTCCGAAACAGGCAATATAATTAATAAAGAATTTGGCGAAACCGAAAAAAGCCTTTTAAAATCTTTAGGTATTATATCGGCGAAACCTGTCATATATGTTCTTAATGTCGATGAACAAATGCTGTCCAAAGATTTTTCCAATAATGAGATAGATGGAATATTAAATATTGCAAAACCGGAAAATATACCCGTAATAAAGTTGTGCGCAAAGTTAGAAGAAGAATTGTCAACTTTAAGCCCTGAGGATAAGGACGCTTTTTTAAAAGATTACGGTCTCGAATCCTCCGCTTTAGACATCGTTGCCTCTATCAGCTTCAGGCTTTTAGGCCTGATTTCATTTTTTACTGCAGGAAAGCAGGAGGTCAGGGCGTGGGAGATAAAAAACGGCTGGAAGGCGCCGCAAGCCGCAGGGACGATCCATTCTGATTTCGAAAAGGGTTTTATAAGGGCGGAAGTTATATCTTACGATGACTTTATAAAGGCAGGGTCGGAATCTAATGCGGCAAGAATGGGTCTTTTAAGGCTCGAGGGCAAGGATTATGTCGTTAAAGACGGCGATATAATGCACTTCAGGTTTAATGTTTAA
- a CDS encoding aminoacyl-tRNA hydrolase, producing MTSDVFIFGLGNPGQEYSFSRHNFGFIALDSFSKEYDFPAFSHKKNYLISNKTVSDKNVYLIKPLTYMNLSGKAVKEALNKHGIFKISDNSGTSNIILIHDDLDLGFGSYKIKFGGSGGSHNGVNSVINSLQSKNFIRVKLGINSSDRTKFDAGADYVLSNFSKEEIKKIPDILKIINEILLVIISDGLTKAMNAFSRK from the coding sequence ATGACCTCTGATGTATTTATATTCGGTCTCGGAAATCCCGGGCAGGAATACTCTTTTTCCCGGCATAATTTTGGATTTATTGCCTTAGATAGCTTTTCTAAAGAATACGATTTCCCTGCTTTCAGTCATAAAAAAAATTACCTGATTTCAAATAAGACCGTATCGGATAAAAATGTTTATTTAATCAAGCCGCTTACATATATGAATTTAAGCGGAAAAGCCGTAAAAGAAGCGCTAAATAAGCATGGCATTTTTAAAATATCGGATAATAGCGGCACTTCAAACATTATTTTAATTCACGACGACCTTGACCTTGGTTTTGGAAGCTATAAAATTAAGTTCGGGGGCAGCGGCGGCTCGCATAACGGCGTTAATTCGGTAATAAATTCGCTTCAGAGCAAAAATTTTATTCGCGTAAAATTGGGCATTAACTCTTCGGACAGAACCAAATTTGATGCCGGGGCAGATTATGTCCTGTCGAATTTTTCGAAAGAAGAAATTAAAAAAATTCCGGATATTTTAAAAATCATAAATGAAATTCTGTTAGTTATTATATCGGACGGGCTTACAAAGGCGATGAATGCTTTTTCCCGTAAATAA
- a CDS encoding 50S ribosomal protein L25 yields MEIINLNVNARNKEDNVKSLRNQGLIPAVIYGRNLDSLRILLNYKDFTKTFANHSISSFINMASKEDKVNGKTAVIKEIQKDPVTDNIIHIDFHEVSMDEKIEIEAAIHFIGKPEGVKLGGILEPLMRHIAIKGYPKDIIDTINIDVASLQIGDIIHVKDLKLSEGIEIMADEDAPIVTVAEPAVEEVAAQPEVQEEAPAQTTQTQPKA; encoded by the coding sequence TTGGAAATAATTAATTTGAATGTGAACGCGAGAAACAAAGAGGACAATGTTAAATCCCTGAGAAACCAGGGACTTATTCCTGCCGTGATATACGGAAGAAATTTAGATTCTTTAAGGATTTTATTAAACTACAAAGATTTTACTAAAACTTTTGCAAATCATTCCATCTCATCTTTTATTAACATGGCAAGCAAGGAAGATAAGGTTAACGGAAAAACCGCAGTGATCAAGGAGATTCAAAAGGATCCTGTAACGGATAATATTATCCATATCGACTTTCATGAAGTATCTATGGATGAGAAGATTGAGATAGAAGCGGCTATTCACTTTATAGGCAAGCCGGAAGGCGTGAAACTCGGAGGTATTCTAGAGCCACTTATGAGGCATATTGCAATTAAGGGTTATCCTAAAGATATAATCGATACTATAAATATTGATGTGGCATCCCTTCAGATAGGGGATATTATCCATGTCAAGGATTTAAAGCTAAGCGAGGGTATCGAGATAATGGCTGATGAGGATGCGCCTATTGTTACGGTTGCAGAACCCGCGGTAGAAGAGGTAGCCGCTCAACCCGAAGTTCAGGAGGAAGCGCCTGCCCAAACCACGCAAACTCAACCAAAGGCTTAA
- a CDS encoding ribose-phosphate pyrophosphokinase translates to MLDRLKLFAGNSNIDLAKKMAEYLCISLGDAEVYNFSDGETFINISENVRGYDVFLVQSTSNPVDKNLMELLIMIDAMKRASAKRVTAVIPYYGYARQDRKTASRVPITAKLVADIITTAGADRVLSMDLHAGQIQGFFNIPVDHLYAVPVLMKYINEKNLDPADMVVVSPDAGAVERARAFAKHLNSNLAIIDKRRVKANVAEIMNVIGDVKNKTAIMLDDMIDTAGTITQGAAALSENGASEIIAMATHGVLSGEAMNKIDNSPIKELIITDTINQKNRRELSNKIKVLSVANLLAEAVKRIYDEDSVSSLFI, encoded by the coding sequence ATGCTCGATAGATTAAAACTGTTCGCGGGTAATTCAAATATAGATTTGGCGAAAAAAATGGCCGAATATCTTTGTATATCTCTTGGAGATGCCGAGGTTTATAATTTTAGCGACGGTGAAACATTTATAAACATAAGCGAAAATGTCCGCGGGTATGATGTTTTTTTAGTTCAATCAACATCAAACCCTGTCGATAAAAACCTTATGGAGCTTTTAATAATGATTGACGCTATGAAAAGGGCATCGGCAAAAAGGGTAACAGCTGTTATTCCTTATTACGGGTATGCAAGACAGGATAGAAAGACAGCCTCGAGAGTGCCGATCACTGCTAAGTTAGTGGCGGACATTATAACTACCGCAGGCGCGGACAGGGTTTTATCAATGGATTTGCATGCGGGACAGATTCAGGGTTTTTTTAATATTCCGGTTGACCATTTATATGCCGTTCCTGTTTTGATGAAATATATAAACGAAAAAAATTTGGACCCTGCCGATATGGTAGTGGTTTCTCCAGATGCGGGGGCGGTGGAAAGGGCAAGAGCATTTGCAAAGCATTTAAACTCAAACCTTGCTATTATCGATAAAAGAAGAGTAAAGGCAAATGTTGCCGAAATAATGAATGTTATCGGGGATGTTAAAAATAAAACCGCCATTATGCTGGACGATATGATAGATACTGCAGGCACGATTACTCAGGGAGCGGCTGCGCTTTCCGAGAACGGGGCAAGCGAGATAATTGCAATGGCGACGCACGGCGTTCTTTCGGGCGAGGCAATGAATAAAATAGATAATTCGCCGATAAAAGAACTGATAATTACCGATACTATAAACCAAAAGAACAGGCGGGAATTATCAAATAAAATTAAAGTTTTAAGTGTTGCAAATCTTTTGGCTGAAGCGGTTAAAAGGATTTATGACGAGGATTCGGTCAGTTCGCTTTTTATTTAG
- the spoVG gene encoding septation regulator SpoVG has product MQVTEVNVFPVDEEKLKAYVTITFDNCFVVRDLKIINGKEGLFVAMPSKKRKDGTFKDTAHPLNNETRDMIESVVLSAYEAAINSQD; this is encoded by the coding sequence ATGCAAGTTACTGAAGTTAATGTGTTTCCTGTTGATGAAGAAAAACTAAAAGCCTATGTTACTATCACCTTTGATAACTGTTTTGTTGTCAGAGACCTTAAAATAATAAACGGCAAGGAAGGTTTGTTCGTTGCAATGCCGAGCAAAAAAAGAAAGGACGGAACATTTAAAGATACGGCTCATCCGTTAAATAATGAAACAAGAGATATGATAGAATCGGTTGTGCTTAGCGCGTATGAAGCCGCTATAAATAGCCAGGATTAG
- the ispE gene encoding 4-(cytidine 5'-diphospho)-2-C-methyl-D-erythritol kinase produces the protein MEHLNRYFKDYEKLTPPDSTSFCYHAPAKVNFSLKIGEKGSNNLHKIQSLMRKIGIFDKISFKFTDGCYEISVISGKILKKDIFKSGLESIANLDNIIIKAAKIYFEKLNIKDKGIDVLIEKNIPLKAGLGGGSSDGAGMLLKLNEIFGGAFSLRELQELAFELGSDAPFFLTKGDAIITGFGENIYEIPEAALPKYFIVIIIPDFGIGTKEAYNYFDDFLLTNNLNYYNIQYLDFKNIKFENDFEAVIFRKYPMLKEIKDSMMRRGAEVSLLSGSGSTVFGAFKSKEKAVAYLANLESAPFNRRIVSGSLATTL, from the coding sequence ATGGAACATCTGAACCGTTATTTTAAGGATTACGAAAAGCTAACCCCCCCTGATTCAACAAGTTTCTGCTATCATGCCCCCGCCAAAGTTAATTTTTCATTAAAGATAGGCGAAAAGGGGTCCAATAATCTTCATAAAATTCAATCTTTAATGCGTAAAATTGGAATTTTTGATAAAATTTCTTTTAAATTTACGGATGGTTGCTATGAAATTTCCGTTATTTCCGGCAAAATACTAAAGAAAGATATTTTTAAATCAGGATTAGAATCTATTGCAAACTTGGACAACATAATTATAAAAGCGGCTAAAATTTATTTTGAAAAATTAAATATTAAAGATAAAGGCATCGATGTTTTAATAGAAAAGAATATCCCTCTTAAAGCGGGATTAGGCGGCGGATCAAGCGACGGCGCGGGGATGTTACTAAAGTTAAATGAAATATTCGGGGGGGCATTTAGTCTCCGTGAATTGCAAGAATTAGCCTTTGAATTGGGGTCGGATGCCCCCTTTTTTTTAACTAAGGGCGATGCAATTATAACGGGGTTTGGAGAAAATATTTACGAAATCCCCGAGGCGGCATTGCCAAAATACTTTATTGTAATCATAATTCCTGATTTTGGAATAGGCACAAAAGAGGCATATAATTATTTTGACGATTTTTTATTGACAAATAACCTAAATTATTATAATATTCAATACTTAGATTTTAAAAATATAAAATTTGAAAACGATTTCGAGGCCGTAATATTTAGAAAGTATCCGATGCTCAAGGAAATTAAGGATTCTATGATGCGGCGTGGCGCCGAAGTATCCCTTTTATCGGGAAGCGGTTCCACTGTTTTTGGCGCATTTAAAAGCAAAGAAAAGGCGGTAGCATATCTGGCTAATTTAGAGTCAGCTCCTTTTAATAGAAGGATAGTATCAGGTTCTTTGGCAACAACTTTATAA
- a CDS encoding NADH-quinone oxidoreductase subunit N has product MLDVSQVYNINFLEEGMLSVIPEAIIIIFAFIVLFLTFFEKLSKSDNPYYLSLISIGFSMLYILMLSGRTIDGFYGSIVFNRFSVFLFIGILFSGFLTILMSNNYINNFEVPLPEYYSLILFGVASMMLLVSSNNLIMVFLSIEFMSITAYILTGYLKGNARSTEAALKYFVLGTFASAFLIFGSVFIYAATGHLNLYNIHFFIVNIASKGLVNFDNIKIYLAIGLILFLVGLAFKMSLFPFHAWTPDAYDGAPTPVTNFMATGVKIAAFAIFLRIFSLIYNFNIMNFNNILWLLAILSMSFGNIAALMSSNIKRLLAYSSIAQAGYILVGIIGGGYYGYSGTLFYLLAYVFMTAGAFAVVIIFENFDLMSLDIKKYSGIGYKYPVVAAAMTFFLLSLAGIPVTSGFMGKFYVFSAAIKSRYNLLVLIAFINSAFAAFYYIKIIVQMYMPEKEELIASPNGVQRGGMAGGADTGKPSSDFGIVNGKINEGLMIVIFICLFFTLLMGIYPQLFINFAHNSISSLWNI; this is encoded by the coding sequence ATGCTTGATGTATCGCAAGTATATAATATTAATTTTTTGGAAGAAGGCATGCTAAGCGTAATACCTGAGGCTATTATTATAATTTTTGCCTTTATAGTTCTTTTTCTTACTTTTTTTGAAAAACTTTCAAAAAGTGATAATCCATATTATCTTTCCCTTATAAGCATTGGTTTTTCCATGCTTTATATTTTAATGTTGTCAGGGAGGACAATAGACGGTTTTTATGGCTCTATTGTTTTCAACAGGTTCTCCGTATTTTTATTTATCGGCATCCTTTTTTCAGGTTTTTTAACAATCTTGATGTCAAACAATTATATAAATAATTTTGAAGTACCGCTTCCCGAATATTATAGCCTTATTTTATTCGGGGTAGCCTCGATGATGCTTTTGGTATCATCGAATAATCTTATTATGGTGTTTTTGTCTATCGAATTTATGTCTATTACCGCATATATTCTCACAGGCTATTTAAAGGGAAACGCAAGAAGCACCGAAGCTGCATTAAAATATTTTGTGCTCGGGACTTTTGCATCCGCGTTTTTAATTTTTGGATCAGTATTTATTTATGCCGCTACAGGCCATCTAAATTTGTATAATATCCATTTTTTTATCGTTAATATTGCAAGCAAAGGATTGGTAAATTTTGACAATATAAAGATTTATCTTGCTATAGGACTGATTTTATTCTTAGTGGGGCTTGCATTTAAAATGTCGCTTTTTCCGTTTCATGCATGGACGCCGGATGCTTATGACGGAGCTCCCACGCCGGTTACTAATTTTATGGCAACAGGTGTTAAAATAGCGGCTTTTGCAATTTTTTTAAGAATATTTTCCCTTATTTATAATTTTAATATAATGAACTTTAATAATATATTATGGTTGCTTGCTATACTTTCGATGTCATTTGGAAATATTGCGGCTCTTATGTCCTCAAATATTAAAAGGCTGCTGGCATATTCGTCCATAGCGCAAGCAGGCTATATACTCGTGGGGATTATAGGCGGCGGATATTACGGATATTCCGGAACCCTTTTTTATTTATTGGCGTATGTTTTTATGACAGCCGGGGCATTCGCGGTTGTCATTATATTTGAAAATTTTGATTTAATGTCTTTAGACATTAAGAAATATTCGGGCATCGGATATAAGTACCCTGTCGTTGCAGCCGCCATGACATTTTTTCTTTTATCTTTGGCTGGAATCCCTGTCACTTCAGGCTTTATGGGAAAATTTTACGTGTTTTCGGCGGCAATTAAATCAAGATATAACCTGCTGGTCTTAATAGCCTTTATTAACAGCGCTTTTGCCGCATTTTACTACATAAAGATAATAGTACAGATGTATATGCCTGAGAAGGAAGAATTAATTGCATCGCCAAATGGGGTACAGAGAGGCGGCATGGCCGGCGGAGCCGATACAGGTAAGCCCTCCAGCGATTTCGGCATTGTTAACGGTAAAATAAACGAAGGATTAATGATAGTAATTTTTATCTGCCTATTTTTTACATTGCTAATGGGTATTTATCCGCAATTATTTATAAATTTTGCGCATAATTCCATAAGTTCGTTATGGAACATCTGA
- a CDS encoding NADH-quinone oxidoreductase subunit M, whose protein sequence is MDFFIKYLLSILIFFPLASVILLMFINKKNEGLLRNLASILSLVEFIFSVYLFVYFKPDTYKFQFVEKLNWISTFGASYFLGIDGVSLFLILLTTLLTFVSLISSYRYIKDHVKEFVILMLILETFMIGTFASLDVLLFYLFWEFMLIPMYFIIGMWGTGRRVYSAVKFVLYTLSGSLIMLFGLIYIFILHYDQTGNFTFNILRLYNTHIPINLQILLFIALFLGFAIKIPVFPFHTWLPDAHTEAPTAGSVILAGVLLKFGVYGFFRFAMPLLPGATLMLAPIVIIIGVIGVLYGALVSIVQKDLKRLVAFSSVSHMGFIMLGLFAMSAISVDGSILQLLNHGITTGALFLFVGMLYERAHTRQIADFGGIAKKAPILTTLFMISVLASIGLPGLNGFVGEFLILVGSFNHYMLLTIIATSGIIFAAVYLLWMFQRVMFQGITNPQIESFQDMDLREIITVLPLILLMFLIGFYPAPFLERIDPTVVHFLGMISRHGYIHNLIKLKMGLSNA, encoded by the coding sequence ATGGATTTCTTTATAAAATATCTTTTGTCTATATTGATTTTTTTTCCATTGGCTTCGGTTATTTTATTAATGTTTATTAATAAAAAAAATGAAGGATTATTAAGAAATCTTGCCTCAATTTTATCCCTTGTAGAATTTATTTTTTCGGTTTATCTTTTTGTTTATTTTAAACCGGATACATATAAATTCCAATTTGTCGAAAAATTAAACTGGATAAGCACATTCGGCGCGTCATATTTTTTGGGGATAGACGGCGTAAGCCTGTTCTTAATTTTATTAACGACCCTTTTAACATTTGTTTCCCTCATTTCAAGCTATAGATATATAAAAGACCATGTAAAGGAATTTGTCATATTGATGCTGATACTCGAAACATTTATGATTGGAACATTTGCGTCGTTAGATGTTCTTTTATTTTATTTATTCTGGGAATTCATGCTGATTCCTATGTATTTTATTATCGGAATGTGGGGAACGGGCAGAAGGGTGTATTCGGCCGTCAAATTTGTCCTGTACACATTGTCGGGGTCGCTTATAATGTTATTCGGGTTAATTTATATCTTTATACTTCATTACGATCAGACGGGAAATTTTACATTTAATATCTTGAGATTATATAATACTCATATACCGATTAATCTTCAAATATTGCTATTTATCGCTTTATTTTTGGGTTTTGCGATTAAGATACCGGTTTTTCCATTTCACACATGGCTTCCGGATGCCCATACCGAAGCCCCTACAGCGGGCAGCGTCATACTTGCGGGTGTTCTTTTAAAATTTGGGGTTTATGGATTTTTCAGGTTTGCGATGCCTCTTTTGCCCGGCGCAACTTTAATGCTTGCGCCGATAGTTATTATTATCGGAGTTATAGGGGTTCTATACGGGGCATTAGTTTCTATAGTTCAAAAGGATTTAAAGCGATTGGTGGCATTTTCAAGTGTTTCGCATATGGGTTTTATAATGCTGGGCTTATTTGCAATGTCCGCAATTAGCGTGGATGGTTCTATCCTTCAACTTTTAAACCATGGGATTACCACCGGAGCGCTATTTCTTTTCGTAGGAATGCTTTACGAGAGGGCGCATACGAGGCAAATTGCGGATTTTGGCGGTATTGCAAAAAAAGCCCCGATACTTACTACACTTTTTATGATTTCCGTTCTGGCGTCCATCGGACTACCCGGTTTAAACGGTTTTGTGGGGGAATTTTTAATATTGGTCGGGTCTTTTAATCATTATATGCTTTTAACGATAATTGCCACAAGCGGAATAATTTTTGCGGCGGTTTACCTGTTATGGATGTTCCAGCGGGTTATGTTTCAAGGCATCACAAACCCTCAAATAGAAAGTTTTCAGGACATGGATTTAAGGGAAATTATTACGGTTTTACCGTTAATATTGCTGATGTTTCTTATAGGATTTTATCCCGCGCCGTTTTTAGAAAGAATTGATCCTACGGTGGTACATTTTCTCGGCATGATAAGCCGTCATGGATATATTCACAATTTAATTAAATTAAAGATGGGGTTGTCCAATGCTTGA